The uncultured Desulfuromonas sp. genome has a segment encoding these proteins:
- a CDS encoding transposase, with protein sequence MPRIARIVVPEYPHHVTQRGNNRATVFFDDEDRQQYLKLLAKYSKAFSLQIWAYCLMDNHVHLLVVPEKEDSLARGIGLTNQVYTQYLNRKLKQSGRIWQNRFFSCLVERDDYLWTVARHIERNPVKSGTVEKAEDYRWSSARAHLTSVHDDLLHSPSWLDGKDRTAYVDFVMQSDDKAEDSLRSATSTGRPFGSGGFIDKMEETLKTTLRPRKPGRPRKTGECPEWR encoded by the coding sequence ATGCCAAGAATAGCCCGCATTGTTGTTCCCGAATATCCCCACCACGTCACTCAGCGCGGCAACAACCGCGCGACCGTCTTTTTTGACGATGAAGACCGTCAGCAATACCTGAAACTGCTGGCAAAATACAGCAAGGCGTTTTCTTTGCAGATTTGGGCCTACTGTTTGATGGACAACCATGTTCATTTACTCGTGGTTCCCGAGAAAGAGGACTCACTGGCTCGCGGCATCGGCCTGACAAATCAAGTCTATACGCAATATCTCAATCGAAAATTGAAGCAGAGCGGGCGCATTTGGCAGAATCGATTTTTCTCTTGCCTGGTTGAACGTGACGACTATCTGTGGACGGTTGCACGGCATATCGAGCGGAACCCAGTCAAATCGGGCACGGTGGAAAAGGCGGAAGATTATCGCTGGTCCAGCGCCAGAGCTCATCTCACCTCTGTCCATGATGATCTTTTACATTCCCCCTCCTGGCTTGACGGCAAGGACAGAACTGCCTATGTCGATTTTGTCATGCAAAGTGACGACAAAGCTGAAGACAGCTTACGCAGTGCAACCAGCACAGGTCGCCCGTTCGGTTCTGGGGGGTTTATCGATAAGATGGAAGAGACATTGAAGACAACGCTAAGGCCCCGCAAACCGGGCAGGCCAAGAAAAACCGGGGAGTGTCCCGAATGGCGCTAG
- a CDS encoding cobyrinate a,c-diamide synthase yields the protein MSNCPRLVIAGSHSGVGKSSLTLALVAALRQRGLTVQTFKVGPDYLDPGHLSRVSGRPCYNLDGWMCGRDYVTRLFAERSADADIAIIEGVMGLYDGSSPTSLDGSTAQIADWLQAPVALVVNSHGMARSIAALVHGYASFEPDITLAGVIANFCGSDSHATLLTQALQAANLPPLLGAVPRNALPALPSRHLGLVSATETQWNADLIQQLAAASEQYLSLDHLLQQARNASPLPRIPPAPPVKVVANGTVRLAIARDAAFQFYYQDLFDALEQRGVELVFFSPLEDKKLPAECNGLYLGGGYPEEHAEQLSSNHTMLNSIRDFCDSGRPVYAECGGLIYLSQGLQEEEKSWPFVGLLPSWTRMCSRRKRLGYMEVTLKHPTIIGAAGTRLRGHEFHYSELCDDPLVNLEWEAAYQARTNRDGLLRDEGYCHGQVLASYVHLHLASAPKALDKFLSVLQSPERTSKQENQR from the coding sequence TTGAGCAACTGTCCACGACTGGTGATCGCCGGCAGCCACAGCGGCGTCGGCAAATCATCCCTGACCCTGGCGCTGGTGGCGGCCCTGCGCCAACGCGGCCTTACGGTGCAGACCTTCAAGGTCGGGCCGGACTACCTCGACCCCGGCCACCTCAGCCGGGTGTCGGGCCGCCCGTGCTACAACCTCGACGGCTGGATGTGCGGCCGCGACTACGTCACCCGCCTGTTTGCAGAGCGCAGCGCCGATGCCGACATCGCCATCATCGAAGGAGTGATGGGCCTCTACGACGGCAGCAGCCCGACCAGCCTTGACGGCAGCACCGCCCAAATCGCCGACTGGCTCCAGGCTCCCGTGGCCCTGGTGGTCAACAGCCACGGCATGGCCCGCAGCATCGCCGCCCTGGTGCACGGCTACGCCAGCTTTGAGCCAGACATCACCCTGGCCGGAGTGATCGCCAACTTCTGCGGCTCCGACTCCCACGCCACCCTGCTCACCCAAGCATTGCAGGCCGCCAACCTGCCACCGCTACTCGGTGCCGTACCGCGCAACGCCCTGCCCGCACTACCCAGCCGCCACCTCGGTCTGGTCTCCGCCACGGAAACCCAATGGAACGCTGACCTCATCCAGCAACTCGCCGCAGCTTCCGAGCAGTACCTCTCTCTCGACCATCTGTTACAACAGGCACGCAATGCTTCACCACTGCCGCGAATACCGCCAGCTCCCCCGGTCAAAGTTGTCGCAAATGGCACGGTTCGCTTGGCCATTGCCCGCGATGCTGCTTTTCAATTTTACTATCAGGATTTGTTCGACGCCTTGGAGCAACGCGGTGTGGAGTTGGTGTTTTTCTCTCCATTGGAAGACAAGAAGCTGCCCGCAGAATGCAACGGCCTCTACCTCGGTGGCGGCTACCCGGAAGAACATGCCGAACAACTGTCGAGTAATCATACGATGCTCAACAGCATCCGAGACTTTTGTGACAGCGGGCGACCTGTGTACGCCGAATGTGGTGGATTGATCTATCTCAGTCAGGGATTGCAGGAAGAAGAAAAAAGCTGGCCATTTGTCGGCCTCCTGCCAAGCTGGACCCGAATGTGCTCACGGCGCAAACGTCTTGGGTATATGGAAGTGACTCTAAAACACCCTACGATCATTGGTGCTGCTGGCACACGACTGCGTGGCCATGAGTTTCACTACTCGGAATTGTGCGATGATCCGTTAGTGAATCTAGAATGGGAGGCTGCTTATCAGGCACGCACGAATCGTGATGGGTTATTGCGCGATGAGGGGTATTGTCATGGTCAGGTTTTAGCAAGCTATGTTCATTTGCATCTGGCCTCGGCCCCCAAGGCATTGGACAAATTCCTCTCGGTGTTGCAAAGCCCAGAGCGTACTTCTAAACAAGAAAATCAAAGATAA